From Gimesia panareensis, the proteins below share one genomic window:
- a CDS encoding ThuA domain-containing protein — MKCSPILSKCCLLLLSAFCFISCTAADQPEQAQVKTENPESQDQGDKLSVLLIDGQNNHNWRETTPILKKILENSGKFTVEVSTTPPGVPRTPRKPANKKLTPEQEKQFEEYVEAWKAEVARLKKENPALWKQWRPDFKKYDVIVSNYNGENWPKAVQQAFDEYVSNGGGFVSVHAADNAFPDWPAYNQMIAVGGWGGRDENSGPMLRLRDGKWEQDVTAGRGGTHGTRIPVVVKVREAEHPIVKGLPLEWMHPADEVYGKLRGPAENVQVLATAYSEPNERGTGEHEPIMMTIDYGKGRVFHTTLGHDTTALQGTGFQITLQRGTEWAATGDVTQTVPEVAWKDNEPTVQAP; from the coding sequence TTGAAGTGCTCGCCGATTCTGTCTAAATGTTGCCTGCTGCTGCTGTCCGCCTTCTGCTTCATTTCCTGTACCGCCGCCGATCAGCCGGAACAGGCCCAGGTGAAAACAGAAAACCCGGAGAGCCAGGACCAGGGCGATAAACTCTCTGTCCTGTTAATCGACGGGCAGAATAATCACAACTGGCGGGAGACCACGCCAATCCTGAAAAAGATCCTGGAGAATTCAGGGAAGTTTACCGTCGAAGTCTCCACGACACCGCCGGGCGTGCCCCGCACTCCGCGGAAGCCGGCGAACAAGAAGCTGACACCCGAGCAGGAAAAACAGTTCGAAGAATATGTGGAAGCCTGGAAGGCGGAAGTCGCCCGGCTGAAGAAGGAAAACCCGGCGCTGTGGAAGCAGTGGCGTCCCGATTTCAAAAAGTACGATGTTATCGTGAGCAACTACAACGGCGAAAACTGGCCCAAAGCAGTACAACAGGCCTTCGACGAATACGTCAGCAACGGGGGCGGATTTGTCTCCGTGCACGCAGCCGACAATGCATTTCCGGACTGGCCCGCTTACAACCAGATGATTGCCGTCGGCGGCTGGGGCGGTCGCGATGAAAACTCCGGCCCGATGCTCCGTCTGCGGGACGGCAAATGGGAGCAGGACGTCACCGCCGGCCGCGGGGGCACGCATGGCACCCGGATTCCCGTGGTCGTCAAAGTCCGCGAAGCCGAACATCCGATTGTGAAAGGTCTGCCTCTGGAGTGGATGCATCCGGCGGATGAAGTTTACGGCAAACTTCGCGGTCCTGCCGAGAATGTCCAAGTGCTGGCGACCGCTTATTCCGAACCGAACGAACGGGGAACCGGCGAGCATGAACCGATCATGATGACCATCGATTACGGCAAAGGCCGCGTCTTTCACACGACCCTCGGTCACGATACCACGGCTCTGCAGGGGACCGGCTTTCAGATTACGCTGCAGCGGGGGACCGAATGGGCGGCGACCGGCGATGTGACGCAGACGGTTCCCGAAGTCGCCTGGAAAGACAACGAGCCGACCGTGCAGGCTCCTTAA
- a CDS encoding tetratricopeptide repeat protein produces MSDNPQLENRLIELTHTIESDPDNTDRLYELGRALESTGKLEEALLRYEAIVRMEPGDHESIHAVGAINLRLGNNSAAILSLRKAVKLCEDQPDYLVDLGDALFESGDLKGAKVAYERALSLALPNEEVSERIKLALERFQSSGE; encoded by the coding sequence ATGTCAGACAATCCACAGCTTGAAAACAGACTTATTGAACTTACCCACACGATTGAGAGCGATCCCGACAACACTGACAGACTTTACGAACTGGGACGCGCATTGGAATCAACTGGTAAGCTGGAAGAAGCATTGTTGAGATATGAGGCCATCGTTCGCATGGAGCCCGGGGATCACGAATCGATACATGCTGTAGGAGCAATCAATTTGAGACTGGGAAACAACTCTGCAGCGATATTGAGTCTCAGAAAAGCTGTTAAGTTGTGTGAAGATCAACCGGATTACTTAGTCGACCTCGGCGATGCGCTGTTCGAATCAGGAGATCTAAAAGGGGCAAAAGTCGCTTACGAGAGGGCTCTTTCGTTAGCCCTGCCAAATGAAGAGGTTTCTGAACGAATCAAACTTGCCCTCGAAAGATTCCAATCCAGCGGTGAATAA
- a CDS encoding ABC transporter ATP-binding protein: MSTHVIEIENLSRRFGKKQALANVSLSVPEGAVFGLVGENGAGKTTLLKHILGFLKPQSGTVRVFGLDPVADPPGVLSRIGHLSESRDLPPWMTVRELFEFTRAFYPKWDPVYAEELRMMFELTMTQKVTTLSRGQLARAGLLLALAHRPPLLVLDEPSSGLDPLVRKDILDAIIRTVVDEGRTVLFSSHLLDEVQRVSDRIAVLDQGQLLLTSTLDEVLVSHYRLTVSFAEPQPCFPVLTGALTWTGSGKEWDVICNGQRQELEAALRELDAEILEQTAPTLEEIFVARMKSAARSSFKD; encoded by the coding sequence ATGAGCACGCACGTCATTGAAATCGAAAACCTGAGTCGCCGCTTCGGGAAGAAGCAGGCGTTAGCGAATGTCAGCCTTTCCGTTCCCGAGGGAGCCGTCTTCGGCCTCGTGGGCGAGAACGGGGCCGGCAAAACCACGCTGTTGAAACATATTCTTGGCTTCCTCAAACCACAGAGCGGCACCGTGCGGGTCTTCGGCCTCGATCCGGTCGCCGATCCGCCCGGCGTGTTGAGTCGGATCGGTCATCTCTCCGAAAGCCGCGACCTGCCCCCCTGGATGACGGTCCGCGAACTGTTTGAATTCACGCGGGCCTTCTATCCCAAATGGGATCCGGTCTACGCCGAGGAACTGCGGATGATGTTCGAGCTGACGATGACGCAGAAGGTTACCACGCTTTCCCGCGGTCAGCTGGCGCGGGCGGGTCTGCTGCTGGCGCTCGCCCATCGTCCCCCGCTGCTGGTGCTGGACGAACCTTCGTCGGGCCTCGACCCGCTGGTCCGCAAAGACATTCTGGACGCCATCATCCGCACGGTCGTCGATGAAGGCCGCACCGTGCTGTTTTCCTCACACCTTTTGGACGAAGTGCAGCGCGTCTCCGATCGGATCGCGGTGCTCGATCAGGGACAACTGCTGCTGACCAGCACGCTGGACGAGGTTCTGGTTTCGCATTATCGGCTGACCGTCAGTTTCGCCGAGCCGCAGCCCTGCTTTCCGGTACTGACCGGTGCCTTGACCTGGACAGGTTCCGGCAAGGAATGGGACGTAATCTGCAACGGACAACGACAGGAACTGGAAGCAGCACTCAGGGAGCTGGATGCCGAGATCCTGGAGCAGACGGCTCCGACCCTGGAAGAAATTTTTGTCGCCCGCATGAAGTCAGCCGCCCGGAGTTCGTTTAAGGACTGA
- a CDS encoding TerC family protein: MFEWIASPEAWIALATLASLEIVLGIDNIIFISILVGRLPEKQRDLARTLGLSLAMIARLILLFSISWVMGLTEPWFSLFGYDLSGRDLILIGGGLFLLAKATHEIHNSLEGPTPHEQASSTATATFGSVLVQIGVLDIVFSLDSVITAVGLSDHIMIMAIAIVLSVGVMLFAAKPIGDFVDKHPTIKILALSFLIMVGVTLMVEGFGVHVPKGYIYFAMAFSVTVEMLNLRMRKVQGEPVHLHKKLEEGEAS, from the coding sequence ATGTTTGAATGGATCGCCAGCCCTGAAGCCTGGATCGCATTGGCGACGCTGGCCAGTCTGGAAATTGTCCTCGGGATCGATAACATCATTTTCATTTCCATCCTGGTGGGACGGCTCCCCGAAAAGCAGCGCGACCTGGCCCGCACGCTGGGACTGAGCCTGGCGATGATCGCCCGACTGATCCTGCTGTTCTCCATCTCCTGGGTCATGGGGCTGACCGAACCCTGGTTTTCCCTGTTCGGTTACGATTTGTCAGGACGCGATCTGATCCTGATCGGCGGCGGTCTGTTCCTGCTGGCCAAGGCCACGCATGAAATCCATAACAGCCTCGAAGGCCCCACACCTCACGAACAGGCCTCGTCCACTGCGACCGCCACTTTTGGTTCGGTGCTGGTGCAGATCGGGGTGCTGGATATTGTCTTCTCGCTGGACTCGGTGATTACTGCCGTCGGTCTGTCCGATCATATCATGATCATGGCGATCGCGATTGTGCTCTCGGTCGGCGTGATGCTGTTCGCCGCCAAGCCGATCGGCGATTTTGTGGACAAGCACCCGACCATTAAAATCCTGGCCCTCTCGTTCCTGATCATGGTCGGCGTGACGCTGATGGTCGAAGGCTTCGGGGTGCACGTCCCCAAAGGCTACATCTATTTCGCGATGGCCTTCTCCGTCACAGTAGAAATGCTCAACCTGCGGATGCGGAAGGTGCAGGGAGAACCCGTGCACCTGCATAAGAAACTGGAAGAGGGTGAGGCCAGCTGA
- a CDS encoding cytochrome-c peroxidase → MMPRNACHKLVRTLIAGGAAALLIHVGVASLLAADPVIKVPAGLPPVPFPADNPPTAEKIALGKQLYFDKRLSRDNTISCASCHDPAKGYSNADQFATGFKGQKGGRNSPTVLNAAYNNFQFWDGRAGSLEEQAVGPIANPIEMNLTLPEAVDRINKIPGYKAQFQKVFGSDATEDNIAKAIASYERTILCGDAPYDRFKAGDKKALSPAAERGRVLFFGRAACSSCHSGPNFTDNAFHNIGVGMDAKKPDEGRKTISKLGGDTGSFKTPTLRDIAKSGPYMHDGSLKTLKEVVEHYNKGGVPNEFLDEEIFKLNLTPQEVDDLVTFMKEGLTSSSYPDHKMPELPK, encoded by the coding sequence ATGATGCCGCGAAATGCCTGTCACAAACTGGTGCGGACCCTGATCGCAGGTGGAGCAGCTGCATTGCTGATTCACGTCGGTGTGGCCAGCCTGCTGGCTGCGGATCCGGTCATCAAAGTTCCCGCCGGCTTACCCCCCGTGCCGTTTCCCGCAGACAACCCGCCGACCGCGGAAAAAATTGCCCTCGGGAAACAGCTCTACTTCGACAAACGACTTTCACGCGACAATACGATCTCCTGTGCCAGCTGTCACGATCCCGCGAAGGGCTACAGCAACGCCGATCAGTTCGCGACTGGCTTCAAAGGTCAGAAGGGGGGCCGCAACTCCCCCACTGTTCTCAACGCAGCCTACAACAACTTCCAGTTCTGGGATGGCCGCGCCGGCTCACTCGAAGAGCAGGCGGTCGGTCCGATCGCCAACCCGATCGAAATGAACCTGACTCTCCCGGAAGCCGTCGACCGGATCAACAAGATCCCTGGCTACAAGGCACAGTTCCAGAAAGTTTTCGGCTCCGACGCTACCGAGGATAACATCGCCAAGGCGATCGCCTCTTATGAACGTACAATCCTGTGCGGCGATGCCCCTTACGACCGCTTCAAGGCAGGCGACAAGAAAGCACTCTCACCCGCTGCTGAGCGGGGCAGGGTACTCTTTTTCGGCCGGGCGGCCTGCAGTTCCTGTCATTCCGGACCCAATTTCACCGACAATGCCTTCCACAACATCGGCGTCGGCATGGATGCGAAGAAACCGGATGAAGGACGCAAGACAATCAGCAAACTCGGCGGCGATACCGGCAGCTTCAAAACACCGACGCTGCGTGATATTGCGAAGTCCGGTCCCTACATGCACGACGGCAGCCTGAAGACTTTGAAAGAAGTTGTTGAACACTATAATAAAGGCGGTGTTCCCAACGAATTTCTCGATGAAGAGATTTTCAAACTGAATTTGACACCGCAGGAAGTGGATGACCTGGTGACTTTCATGAAGGAAGGTCTGACCAGTTCGAGTTATCCTGATCATAAAATGCCCGAGTTACCCAAGTAA
- a CDS encoding YncE family protein codes for MQWNLQQILKLSAYCLTAACLTLGSSHLIADEKGDKKGDEKKAAEKKEEPKKEAPKKEEPKKEAPKKEEPKKEAPKKEEPKKEEPKKPAVTVKTLVTNLESPSGIAIQDGTGHVFVASRYGIYRYDAKGKTVDLEIDAYPTDVYGKGPKYNIGPLGLTFMSKDMLVVGDGSRPDGEELVRIYKVGDKPLEKWVKEDTAAQTLGPIKASDKSAKGEGNFYGVAFGADAIYVTCNGDDTKGWVAKSVVKDGKAGPLEPSIETKTATNVDAPAAITFTLDGKELVVGQMGEVNVAGDSLLTFYDPKTGKLTKSLKTGLSDIAGLAYSPKTKKLYATDFSWVDAAKGGLFELKIDGDKVTAEKIVSLDKPAAIAFDKEGNLYLTTFGTQGKDPEKSPGSLSVIKAGL; via the coding sequence ATGCAGTGGAATTTACAACAAATCTTGAAGCTCAGCGCGTACTGCCTGACCGCAGCCTGCCTGACACTCGGAAGTTCTCATCTGATCGCCGATGAAAAAGGTGATAAGAAAGGCGACGAAAAGAAAGCCGCCGAAAAGAAAGAAGAACCCAAGAAAGAGGCTCCTAAAAAAGAAGAGCCCAAAAAAGAAGCTCCCAAGAAGGAAGAACCTAAAAAGGAAGCTCCTAAGAAAGAGGAGCCCAAGAAAGAAGAACCCAAAAAGCCGGCCGTGACCGTCAAGACTCTGGTCACCAACCTGGAAAGTCCCAGCGGGATCGCCATTCAGGACGGCACCGGACACGTCTTCGTCGCCAGCCGCTACGGTATCTATCGCTATGACGCCAAGGGCAAAACCGTTGATCTGGAAATCGACGCCTACCCGACCGATGTCTACGGCAAAGGCCCCAAATACAACATCGGACCCCTGGGTCTGACCTTCATGAGCAAGGACATGCTGGTCGTCGGCGACGGCAGCCGTCCCGATGGTGAAGAACTGGTCCGCATCTACAAGGTCGGCGACAAGCCCCTGGAAAAATGGGTCAAAGAAGATACCGCTGCCCAGACTCTGGGACCGATCAAAGCCAGCGACAAGTCTGCCAAAGGCGAAGGCAACTTCTACGGCGTCGCTTTCGGTGCCGATGCCATCTACGTCACCTGTAACGGCGACGATACCAAAGGCTGGGTCGCCAAGTCGGTCGTCAAAGACGGCAAAGCCGGTCCGCTGGAACCCAGCATCGAAACCAAAACCGCGACCAACGTCGACGCTCCCGCAGCTATCACCTTCACGCTCGACGGAAAAGAACTGGTCGTCGGTCAGATGGGTGAAGTCAACGTGGCCGGCGATTCGCTGCTGACCTTCTACGATCCCAAAACCGGTAAGCTGACCAAGAGCCTGAAAACCGGCCTGAGCGACATCGCCGGCCTGGCTTACAGCCCCAAAACCAAGAAGCTTTACGCCACCGATTTCTCCTGGGTCGACGCTGCCAAAGGCGGTCTGTTCGAACTGAAAATCGACGGCGACAAAGTGACTGCCGAAAAGATTGTCTCTCTGGACAAGCCGGCTGCCATCGCCTTTGACAAGGAAGGCAACCTGTATCTGACTACGTTCGGAACTCAGGGAAAAGATCCGGAAAAATCGCCCGGTTCACTTTCCGTCATCAAGGCTGGTCTCTAA
- a CDS encoding SDR family oxidoreductase, which produces MKQVAIITGGGQGIGAATSVLAAQRGYAVCVNFKNNETSADSVVCRIRNAGGTAIAVQADVSVEDEVERLFQTTDEKLGPVTALVNNAGILEQQMKFEEMTYDRWKRIFDTNVFGSFLCSRAAIRRMSTHHGGQGGAIVNVSSLASRAGSPFEYVDYASSKGAVDSLTRGLSKEVADAGIRVNAVRPGFIDTAMHASGGEPNRIERVKSQVPLKRGGTTEEVAYAILWLLSDEATYTTGSFIEIAGGR; this is translated from the coding sequence ATGAAACAGGTTGCCATTATTACAGGCGGCGGACAGGGGATTGGCGCAGCCACCTCTGTACTGGCCGCACAACGAGGCTATGCGGTCTGTGTGAATTTCAAGAATAATGAAACCTCGGCGGATTCCGTTGTCTGCCGGATTCGTAACGCGGGCGGCACCGCGATTGCCGTCCAGGCCGATGTCTCCGTCGAAGACGAAGTCGAACGGCTGTTCCAGACTACGGACGAAAAACTGGGACCGGTCACGGCACTCGTGAACAACGCCGGCATCCTCGAACAGCAGATGAAATTCGAGGAGATGACCTATGATCGCTGGAAGCGGATCTTCGACACCAACGTGTTCGGCAGCTTCCTCTGCTCGCGGGCCGCGATCCGCAGGATGTCCACGCACCACGGCGGTCAGGGGGGCGCGATCGTGAATGTCTCTTCGCTGGCCTCCCGCGCAGGATCTCCGTTTGAATACGTGGACTACGCGTCTTCCAAAGGGGCCGTCGACTCATTGACGCGGGGTCTTTCCAAAGAAGTCGCAGACGCAGGCATCCGGGTCAATGCCGTCCGGCCCGGCTTCATCGACACGGCGATGCACGCCAGCGGCGGCGAACCGAACCGCATTGAACGGGTCAAATCACAGGTCCCCCTCAAACGGGGCGGAACGACGGAAGAGGTTGCGTATGCGATTCTGTGGCTGCTTTCTGACGAAGCCACTTATACCACGGGCAGTTTTATTGAGATCGCCGGGGGGAGGTAG
- a CDS encoding GntR family transcriptional regulator yields MQIQLSEADGTPYYQQVVNQVKFLVASGRLQPHDQLPSVRGLAQQLTITPNTVARAYRELEAEGVVISRRGSGVYISDGVSPLSSKEKRRILNERMDALLTESRQLGVDEQTLLKLLHERSQKFDAHTLEVEP; encoded by the coding sequence ATGCAGATTCAACTCTCAGAAGCGGACGGCACCCCTTATTATCAACAGGTGGTGAATCAGGTTAAGTTCCTGGTGGCTTCGGGCCGTCTGCAGCCGCACGATCAACTGCCTTCGGTGCGGGGGCTGGCACAGCAGTTGACAATCACTCCCAATACCGTCGCCCGCGCCTATCGTGAGCTGGAAGCTGAAGGAGTTGTGATCTCCCGACGCGGTTCCGGCGTTTACATTTCTGATGGCGTTTCTCCCCTCTCGAGTAAAGAAAAACGCCGTATTCTCAACGAACGCATGGATGCCCTGCTGACCGAATCGCGTCAGCTGGGCGTGGATGAGCAGACCCTGCTGAAACTGCTGCACGAGCGCAGTCAGAAATTCGATGCACACACTTTAGAGGTCGAACCATGA
- a CDS encoding SecDF P1 head subdomain-containing protein: MTDQEQTPAIPEPVHILAPLVRSLPAAYLVFMLLVGGFALSTLLFLVQLRMEVEPFILLTDSRSGRLAVYSHLARACACLLLAFALQRYIASLRRIRHNTPDALDRFFKASRFLWRALFLCALLVIGMGLWAFDVRRDPAADFAVGQEIYSSNPEPKVQVEFYLAETRPGKGLEERLVRKSGESIWLPVQPILSNEHFLQAQVGLDSDQTPVVTMKLNEEGTAIIRQASREHRDNPLAILVDGEVIMAPNIAAPMGSEIMITGIKTTEEAQRIARSISGNE, translated from the coding sequence ATGACTGACCAGGAACAGACGCCTGCCATTCCGGAACCGGTTCATATACTGGCCCCTCTGGTACGCTCGTTACCAGCTGCTTACCTGGTGTTTATGTTACTGGTCGGGGGATTTGCTCTCTCCACGCTTCTGTTTCTGGTCCAGTTACGCATGGAAGTCGAACCGTTTATTTTACTGACCGATTCCCGCAGTGGGCGCCTGGCCGTCTATTCCCATTTGGCGCGTGCCTGTGCCTGCCTGCTGCTGGCTTTCGCTCTGCAAAGGTACATTGCCAGTCTGCGACGCATCCGGCACAATACACCGGATGCGCTGGACCGTTTCTTCAAAGCATCGCGTTTCCTCTGGCGTGCGCTCTTTCTGTGTGCGCTGCTGGTGATCGGGATGGGCCTCTGGGCCTTCGATGTGAGGAGAGACCCGGCTGCCGATTTTGCAGTGGGACAGGAGATCTATTCCTCTAACCCGGAGCCGAAAGTGCAGGTCGAATTTTACCTGGCGGAGACCCGTCCCGGAAAAGGGCTGGAAGAACGCCTTGTGCGAAAATCAGGAGAAAGCATCTGGTTGCCTGTCCAACCAATTTTATCCAATGAGCATTTCCTGCAAGCCCAGGTTGGTCTGGACTCGGATCAGACCCCGGTCGTCACCATGAAGTTGAACGAGGAAGGAACAGCAATCATCAGGCAGGCCAGCCGGGAACATCGGGATAACCCCCTGGCGATTCTCGTCGATGGAGAAGTCATCATGGCCCCCAATATTGCCGCACCAATGGGGTCTGAAATCATGATTACGGGAATCAAAACCACGGAAGAAGCGCAGCGGATCGCACGTTCGATTTCCGGGAATGAGTGA
- a CDS encoding glyoxalase superfamily protein, with protein MSESKTESEYGFEIRSSIPVLRMFDEAKAKAFYLDYLGFEVDWESRFSPTAPLYLQIHLGKAVLHLNGHAQEDAPITEVNIPVLGLQNFCDYLIAKKADYPKPIPVDPRYQGRNTDLNLFDPFGNLLVFCSQTTEG; from the coding sequence ATGAGCGAATCGAAAACGGAATCAGAGTACGGGTTCGAGATCAGATCTTCGATCCCGGTGTTGCGGATGTTTGATGAAGCGAAAGCGAAGGCATTCTATCTGGATTATCTGGGCTTTGAGGTCGACTGGGAGTCGCGGTTCTCTCCGACGGCGCCGTTGTATCTGCAGATTCATCTGGGCAAAGCCGTTCTGCATCTCAACGGACACGCGCAGGAAGATGCACCGATTACTGAGGTGAATATTCCCGTTCTGGGATTACAGAATTTTTGCGACTACCTGATCGCTAAGAAAGCGGATTATCCGAAGCCGATCCCCGTCGATCCGCGCTACCAGGGGAGGAATACGGATCTGAATCTCTTTGATCCGTTCGGCAACCTGCTGGTGTTCTGCTCGCAGACGACCGAAGGATGA
- a CDS encoding sulfatase — protein MHIPGRSPRLLVLALLLLLCPVCSHSLFAAQKPNVLFIGTDDLRCDLACYGHPLVKTPNLDKLASRGVLFKHAYCQQALCNPSRASLMTGRRPDTLQIWNLPKHFREADPNIVTLPQLFKQNGYFTQNIGKIFHNWRQKIEGDPASWSVPAVLHYARHDDDQPQLNNNRELPMNLATAPRTERRDVPDSAYFDGRIGDLAVKALQGFEQKQQPFFLAVGFWKPHLPFNPPKKYWDLYKESPVEPASNSQPPQNVPRIALHDSRELMRAAKGELTREQIIEIRSGYLAGISYLDAQVGKMLAELDRSGLSDNTIIVFWSDHGFHLGEHGLWCKTSNFENDAHVPLMISVPHMQTAGETSDALVELLDMYPTLVELCHLPQPEKLEGKSLVPLLKDPGKTVKPAAYTQHPRPAYYKKQPENMGVSVRTPRYRYTEWREFKTGKVVAKELYDHTSDPEENTNIIKHPTDQAEFEKAVQLLEAQFPRKPGGTD, from the coding sequence ATGCATATTCCAGGCAGAAGCCCTCGACTGCTGGTGCTCGCTCTGTTGCTGCTCCTCTGCCCTGTGTGTTCTCACTCCCTGTTCGCAGCGCAGAAACCGAACGTGCTGTTCATCGGCACGGATGACCTCCGCTGCGATCTGGCCTGTTACGGTCACCCGCTGGTCAAAACACCGAACCTCGACAAGCTGGCCTCCCGGGGTGTTCTTTTTAAACACGCATACTGTCAGCAGGCACTCTGTAATCCGTCGCGAGCCTCGCTGATGACGGGCCGCCGACCGGATACGCTGCAGATCTGGAATCTGCCGAAGCACTTCCGCGAAGCTGATCCGAATATTGTCACACTGCCGCAGCTGTTTAAGCAGAACGGTTATTTCACGCAGAACATCGGAAAAATTTTTCACAACTGGCGACAGAAAATCGAAGGCGATCCCGCGTCGTGGAGTGTGCCCGCAGTCCTGCATTACGCCCGGCACGACGACGATCAACCACAGCTCAACAATAACCGGGAGCTGCCGATGAACCTCGCGACCGCACCGCGGACCGAGCGGCGTGACGTACCCGACTCGGCTTACTTCGACGGACGGATCGGCGATCTCGCGGTTAAAGCGCTCCAGGGCTTCGAACAGAAACAGCAGCCTTTCTTTTTAGCGGTCGGCTTCTGGAAACCGCATCTGCCTTTCAATCCCCCCAAGAAATACTGGGATCTCTACAAAGAGAGTCCCGTTGAACCGGCCAGCAATTCACAGCCTCCCCAAAACGTTCCCAGGATCGCGCTGCACGACAGCCGTGAACTGATGCGGGCCGCGAAAGGGGAACTGACGCGGGAGCAGATTATCGAAATCCGCTCCGGCTACCTGGCGGGGATCAGTTATCTCGACGCGCAGGTGGGTAAGATGCTCGCGGAACTGGATCGCTCGGGACTGAGCGACAACACGATCATCGTCTTCTGGTCCGATCATGGTTTTCACCTGGGGGAGCACGGCCTGTGGTGTAAGACATCGAACTTCGAAAACGACGCCCATGTGCCGCTGATGATTTCAGTGCCGCACATGCAGACGGCGGGAGAGACCTCCGACGCGCTCGTCGAACTGCTCGACATGTATCCCACGCTGGTCGAGCTCTGTCATCTACCCCAGCCCGAAAAGCTGGAAGGGAAGAGTCTGGTACCGCTGCTGAAAGATCCGGGAAAAACTGTGAAGCCTGCCGCCTACACGCAGCATCCGCGGCCCGCGTATTACAAAAAGCAGCCCGAGAACATGGGAGTTTCGGTCCGCACGCCCCGCTATCGCTACACCGAATGGCGCGAGTTTAAAACTGGCAAGGTGGTCGCGAAAGAGCTCTATGATCACACGAGCGATCCGGAAGAGAACACAAACATCATCAAACATCCCACAGACCAGGCGGAGTTTGAGAAAGCGGTGCAGCTGCTGGAGGCCCAGTTTCCGCGCAAGCCGGGTGGGACCGATTGA
- a CDS encoding peroxiredoxin, with product MTAQVMQPAPDFALQGYDRTSDSFKDYKLEDFKGKWVCLFFYPLDFTFVCPTELVAFNEALGQFEERNCQVLTASTDSKYSHKGWCDADPQLADLKYPMLADGTHKLSSDYGVLKEELGISLRGIFLIDPEGVCQWLAIHPLSVGRNVDEVLRVLDALQTGENVPCNWKKGEKTL from the coding sequence ATGACAGCTCAAGTAATGCAGCCCGCTCCCGATTTCGCACTGCAGGGTTACGATCGCACATCCGATTCTTTCAAGGATTACAAACTGGAAGACTTCAAAGGCAAATGGGTTTGCCTGTTCTTCTATCCCCTGGACTTCACCTTCGTCTGCCCGACTGAGTTGGTCGCATTCAACGAAGCCCTGGGACAGTTCGAAGAACGCAATTGCCAGGTACTGACCGCCAGCACCGACAGCAAGTACTCCCACAAAGGCTGGTGCGACGCTGATCCTCAACTGGCCGACCTGAAGTACCCCATGCTGGCTGACGGAACTCACAAGCTCTCCAGCGACTACGGCGTCCTGAAAGAAGAGCTCGGCATCTCACTGCGTGGTATCTTCCTGATCGATCCGGAAGGCGTCTGCCAGTGGCTGGCCATCCACCCGCTGAGCGTCGGACGTAACGTCGACGAAGTGCTGCGTGTTCTCGACGCACTCCAGACAGGCGAAAACGTCCCCTGTAACTGGAAAAAAGGCGAAAAGACTCTCTAA